A window of Lepidochelys kempii isolate rLepKem1 chromosome 1, rLepKem1.hap2, whole genome shotgun sequence contains these coding sequences:
- the CIMIP4 gene encoding ciliary microtubule inner protein 4 isoform X1 — translation MEQEMPMTSASLTPAAAKHESVLANGPAVEPGDGNKEHVLAGARASGKRTSLKSSSRTSWKTSKNPTDSGTPRSSPQVKSQAPPSAQHLHTRSYSKQSLQPKMPFAQRHLTREEGEAARDVSGVKEPAVRQHQRGRTGSLLHLAKSTQKKAESVQAYSDGKEPAAGQHRPLGPRVPGSPRKTTKTSHKEAREFPNGLSAKESLASIGQDVKAEGKLFQGKKSSIIPINIKHKFGSSIVDELVTEEQARRALCEAGLIEGQKRLSNRTPKPPENPMATTPFADYYELGYNLRSNIFQGGPIESKSLMKDSYTPDVIQRAVRDPKHWHGRKTDDLGRWHQKNALNLNLQKALEQKYGEKTKGTKS, via the exons ATGGAACAG GAGATGCCTATGACCTCGGCCTCCCTTACACCTGCTGCAGCGAAACATGAGTCTGTGCTAGCCAACGGCCCAGCAG TGGAACCTGGAGATGGCAACAAGGAGCATGTCCTGGCTGGGGCACGGGCCAGTGGCAAGAGAACCTCCTTGAAAAGTTCCAGTAgaacctcctggaagacctccaAGAACCCTACAGATAGTGGAACACCCAGGAGTTCTCCTCAAGTCAAATCCCAGGCACCCCCCTCTGCACAGCATCTCCACACCAGAAGCTATAGTAAACAGAGTCTCCAGCCCAAAATGCCTTTTGCACAGCGTCATCTCACCAGAGAAGAAGGAGAAGCAGCCCGGGATGTCTCAGGTGTCAAGGAACCAGCAGTGAGGCAACATCAAAGAGGGAGGACAGGAAGTCTCCTACATCTTGCAAAGTCTACCCAGAAGAAGGCAGAAAGTGTCCAAGCCTACTCAGATGGCAAAGAACCAGCAGCAGGGCAACATCGACCGCTGGGGCCCAGGGTGCCTGGATCTCCCCGAAAGACCACCAAGACCAGCCACAAGGAGGCGAGGGAATTCCCGAATGGCTTAAGTGCAAAGGAATCCTTAGCATCAATAGGGCAAGACGTGAAAGCAGAGGGGAAGCTCTTtcaggggaagaaaagcagcataATCCCAATTAACATCAAACACAAGTTTGGGAGCAGCATCGTGGATGAGCTCGTCACTGAGGAGCAG GCACGTCGTGCTCTGTGTGAGGCTGGACTGATTGAGGGGCAGAAACGACTCAGCAACCGGACCCCTAAACCACCAGAGAATCCCATGGCCACCACACCCTTTGCTGATTATTATGAACTAGGTTACAACCTGAGGTCAAACATCTTCCAAG GTGGCCCAATAGAGAGTAAGAGCCTGATGAAGGATTCTTATACTCCAGATGTGATTCAAAGGGCAGTCAGAGACCCCAAACACTGGCATGGAAGGAAAACTGATGACCTAG GGCGATGGCACCAGAAAAATGCCCTAAACCTTAACCTGCAAAAAGCTTTGGAGCAGAAATATGGGGAGAAGACCAAAGGTACCAAATCTTAG
- the CIMIP4 gene encoding ciliary microtubule inner protein 4 isoform X2, translating to MEQEMPMTSASLTPAAAKHESVLANGPAVEPGDGNKEHVLAGARASGKRTSLKSSSRTSWKTSKNPTDSGTPRSSPQVKSQAPPSAQHLHTRSYSKQSLQPKMPFAQRHLTREEGEAARDVSGVKEPAVRQHQRGRTGSLLHLAKSTQKKAESVQAYSDGKEPAAGQHRPLGPRVPGSPRKTTKTSHKEAREFPNGLSAKESLASIGQDVKAEGKLFQGKKSSIIPINIKHKFGSSIVDELVTEEQARRALCEAGLIEGQKRLSNRTPKPPENPMATTPFADYYELGYNLRSNIFQGRWHQKNALNLNLQKALEQKYGEKTKGTKS from the exons ATGGAACAG GAGATGCCTATGACCTCGGCCTCCCTTACACCTGCTGCAGCGAAACATGAGTCTGTGCTAGCCAACGGCCCAGCAG TGGAACCTGGAGATGGCAACAAGGAGCATGTCCTGGCTGGGGCACGGGCCAGTGGCAAGAGAACCTCCTTGAAAAGTTCCAGTAgaacctcctggaagacctccaAGAACCCTACAGATAGTGGAACACCCAGGAGTTCTCCTCAAGTCAAATCCCAGGCACCCCCCTCTGCACAGCATCTCCACACCAGAAGCTATAGTAAACAGAGTCTCCAGCCCAAAATGCCTTTTGCACAGCGTCATCTCACCAGAGAAGAAGGAGAAGCAGCCCGGGATGTCTCAGGTGTCAAGGAACCAGCAGTGAGGCAACATCAAAGAGGGAGGACAGGAAGTCTCCTACATCTTGCAAAGTCTACCCAGAAGAAGGCAGAAAGTGTCCAAGCCTACTCAGATGGCAAAGAACCAGCAGCAGGGCAACATCGACCGCTGGGGCCCAGGGTGCCTGGATCTCCCCGAAAGACCACCAAGACCAGCCACAAGGAGGCGAGGGAATTCCCGAATGGCTTAAGTGCAAAGGAATCCTTAGCATCAATAGGGCAAGACGTGAAAGCAGAGGGGAAGCTCTTtcaggggaagaaaagcagcataATCCCAATTAACATCAAACACAAGTTTGGGAGCAGCATCGTGGATGAGCTCGTCACTGAGGAGCAG GCACGTCGTGCTCTGTGTGAGGCTGGACTGATTGAGGGGCAGAAACGACTCAGCAACCGGACCCCTAAACCACCAGAGAATCCCATGGCCACCACACCCTTTGCTGATTATTATGAACTAGGTTACAACCTGAGGTCAAACATCTTCCAAG GGCGATGGCACCAGAAAAATGCCCTAAACCTTAACCTGCAAAAAGCTTTGGAGCAGAAATATGGGGAGAAGACCAAAGGTACCAAATCTTAG
- the TST gene encoding thiosulfate sulfurtransferase, with the protein MVQQVLYRALVSTRWLSESVLANRIGPSLQVLDVSWYPPGERDAQQEFRDKHIPGASFFDIEECKDKSSPYELMLPSEAHFANYVGHLGISNDTHVVVYDGDDLGSFYAPRAWWMFRVFGHRTVSVLNGGFKNWVKEGHPVTSELSRPEPAVFKATLNRSLLKTYTDMVENMESKRFLVVDSRSEGRYRGTEPEPGNEGLEPGHIPGSLNMPFFKFLTEAGFEKSPEEIRTMFQEKKVDLSQPLIATCRKGVTACHIALAAYLCGKPDVAIYDGSWSEWFRQAPPEHKLSEWKRNKA; encoded by the exons ATGGTGCAGCAAGTACTGTACAGAGCTCTGGTCTCCACCAGGTGGCTCTCAGAATCTGTCCTGGCCAACCGGATTGGGCCCAGCCTGCAGGTGCTCGATGTATCCTGGTACCCTCCTGGGGAGAGGGATGCCCAGCAGGAGTTCCGAGACAAGCATATACCTGGGGCCTCATTTTTCGATATCGAGGAGTGTAAAGATAAGTCGTCACCCTATGAGCTCATGCTGCCCAGCGAGGCACACTTCGCCAACTATGTTGGGCACCTGGGGATCAGCAATGACACGCATGTGGTGGTGTATGATGGAGATGACTTGGGGAGCTTCTATGCACCCCGAGCCTGGTGGATGTTCCGGGTCTTTGGGCACAGAACAGTCTCCGTGCTGAATGGCGGGTTCAAGAACTGGGTGAAGGAGGGTCACCCTGTGACATCGGAGCTCAGCCGGCCAGAGCCAGCAGTGTTTAAGGCAACCTTGAACAGGTCCCTGCTGAAGACCTACACAGACATGGTAGAGAACATGGAATCCAAGCGGTTCCTGGTGGTGGATTCCAGGTCTGAGGGGAGGTACCGGGGgacagaaccagaaccagggaACGAAg GGCTTGAACCAGGTCACATCCCCGGCTCGCTGAACATGCCCTTCTTTAAATTCCTCACTGAAGCCGGCTTTGAGAAGAGCCCAGAGGAGATTCGGACCATGTTCCAGGAGAAGAAGGTGGACCTCTCACAGCCACTCATCGCCACGTGCCGTAAGGGGGTCACGGCATGCCACATCGCCCTGGCAGCATACCTTTGTGGCAAGCCAGATGTGGCCATCTATGATGGATCCTGGTCAGAGTGGTTCCGCCAGGCCCCGCCGGAGCACAAGCTCTCTGAGTGGAAGCGCAACAAGGCATAA